From Syntrophaceae bacterium, one genomic window encodes:
- a CDS encoding acyl-CoA dehydrogenase has product MYFDETHEAFRASVRRFVDREINPRMDAWEEEGVPLHDLFGKMGDLGFLGIRYDPRYGGQGLDYWYETVFIEELGHVHGWGVPTAIMVQTNMATPAIDMFGTESLKEQYLAPAIAGKLVAAIAVTEPGAGSDVAALKTRAVRDGNAYVLNGSKTFITNGCQADFLTLLARTGDGPGHHCYGLFVVPTDVPGFSVSKRLDKVGLRSSDTAELFFDNLRIPVQNLIGKEGEGFIYQMMQFQHERFTVLPMTYTACRDIIDMTVAYIRERIVFGKPLITKQVLRHRLVEWLAEIESLRHLTYHIVRMKMAGRDVTKEISMGKLLAGPLLNRVSSGCLQMFGGMGFMNETLISRHFRDTRVMSIAGGADEVMKDIIARQEGF; this is encoded by the coding sequence ATGTATTTCGATGAGACCCATGAGGCGTTCCGGGCGTCCGTCCGGAGATTCGTGGACCGGGAGATCAACCCCCGCATGGACGCCTGGGAAGAAGAGGGTGTGCCCCTCCACGACCTGTTCGGGAAGATGGGGGATCTCGGATTCCTGGGGATCCGCTACGATCCGCGTTACGGCGGGCAGGGCCTGGATTACTGGTACGAGACGGTGTTCATCGAGGAACTCGGTCATGTCCACGGATGGGGCGTTCCGACGGCGATCATGGTGCAGACGAACATGGCGACGCCGGCCATCGACATGTTCGGGACCGAATCCCTGAAAGAGCAGTACCTGGCCCCGGCAATCGCGGGGAAGCTCGTGGCGGCCATCGCCGTCACGGAGCCGGGCGCGGGCTCCGACGTGGCGGCCCTGAAGACCCGGGCGGTCCGCGACGGTAACGCCTACGTCCTGAACGGCTCCAAGACGTTCATCACCAACGGCTGCCAGGCCGACTTCCTGACCCTCCTCGCCCGCACGGGCGACGGGCCGGGGCATCACTGCTACGGCCTTTTCGTAGTCCCCACGGATGTGCCCGGCTTCAGCGTCAGCAAGCGCCTGGACAAGGTGGGGCTCCGGAGCAGCGACACGGCGGAGCTGTTCTTCGACAACCTCCGGATCCCGGTTCAGAACCTCATCGGGAAGGAAGGGGAGGGCTTCATCTACCAGATGATGCAGTTCCAGCACGAGCGGTTCACGGTTCTTCCCATGACGTATACGGCATGCCGGGACATCATCGACATGACCGTCGCCTACATCCGGGAGCGGATCGTTTTCGGGAAGCCCCTGATCACGAAGCAGGTGCTCCGCCACCGCCTGGTGGAATGGCTGGCCGAGATCGAGAGCCTCCGCCACCTGACCTATCACATCGTCCGGATGAAAATGGCCGGGAGGGACGTCACGAAGGAAATCTCCATGGGGAAACTCCTGGCGGGTCCGCTTCTGAACAGGGTATCATCCGGCTGCCTGCAGATGTTCGGCGGGATGGGGTTCATGAACGAGACGCTGATTTCGCGTCATTTCCGGGATACCCGGGTCATGTCGATCGCCGGCGGGGCGGACGAGGTGATGAAAGACATTATCGCCCGCCAGGAAGGATTCTGA
- a CDS encoding acyl-CoA/acyl-ACP dehydrogenase, which produces MDFSLTEEQALLQKTACDFLAKSLSREVLKRMEESEAGHDLDLWQKMASLGWLGLPFPEEYGGSGGSFADLTVLLEEMGYRTCPGPYFSTVVLGGLPVLAFGTEEQKRQCLPAIAAGERVMTFALTEKDGGRDGGGIRVRAVPFGEAWRINGAKRFVTDARLADFFLCAVRTGKETKEADGITVYLIDGRTRGLRTRDMKAATGDRQYEVKFYQVPVRSEQVVGGLNKGAVVIEDTLRKAAVAKCAEMIGGARAVLDMTLAYAKERVQFGRPIGSFQAVQHHFADMWTDIHGSRYLYRKAALEIDSGAPAVQAVAMAKARTGEAYRRVTMLGHQIFGAIGFTMEHEMHRYHRRALGGDVMFGNGAFHRDKVAAAMGL; this is translated from the coding sequence ATGGATTTTTCACTGACGGAGGAGCAGGCCCTTCTGCAGAAGACGGCTTGCGACTTTCTGGCGAAATCGCTTTCCCGGGAAGTGCTGAAGCGGATGGAAGAGAGCGAGGCCGGGCATGACCTTGACCTCTGGCAAAAAATGGCCTCCCTCGGATGGCTCGGGCTGCCGTTCCCCGAGGAGTATGGCGGCAGCGGCGGCAGCTTTGCCGACCTCACGGTCCTCCTGGAGGAGATGGGATACCGGACCTGCCCGGGTCCGTACTTTTCCACCGTCGTCCTGGGCGGCCTGCCGGTCCTGGCCTTCGGCACGGAGGAGCAGAAGCGGCAGTGCCTTCCCGCTATCGCGGCGGGAGAGCGGGTCATGACCTTCGCCCTGACGGAAAAGGACGGCGGCCGGGACGGCGGCGGCATCCGCGTCCGTGCCGTTCCGTTCGGCGAGGCCTGGCGGATCAACGGGGCGAAGCGGTTCGTCACGGATGCCCGTCTTGCGGATTTCTTTCTCTGTGCGGTGCGGACGGGGAAGGAAACGAAGGAAGCGGACGGGATCACCGTGTACCTGATCGACGGCCGGACGCGGGGTCTCCGGACCAGGGACATGAAGGCGGCAACGGGCGACCGGCAGTACGAGGTTAAATTCTATCAGGTGCCCGTTCGATCGGAGCAGGTCGTCGGCGGCCTGAACAAAGGCGCCGTCGTGATCGAGGATACGTTGCGGAAGGCGGCCGTGGCGAAGTGCGCCGAGATGATCGGCGGGGCGAGGGCCGTCCTGGACATGACCCTGGCCTATGCAAAGGAGCGGGTCCAGTTCGGCCGCCCCATCGGCAGCTTCCAGGCGGTGCAGCACCATTTTGCCGACATGTGGACGGACATTCACGGGTCCCGTTACCTGTACCGCAAGGCCGCCCTGGAAATCGACAGTGGCGCGCCGGCGGTGCAGGCGGTTGCCATGGCCAAGGCGCGGACGGGTGAGGCGTATCGTCGCGTCACGATGCTGGGCCACCAGATCTTCGGCGCCATCGGCTTCACGATGGAGCACGAGATGCACCGCTACCACCGCCGCGCCCTCGGAGGAGACGTGATGTTCGGGAACGGAGCGTTTCACCGGGACAAGGTGGCGGCGGCGATGGGGCTGTGA
- a CDS encoding flavodoxin family protein — protein MTKVLAMNGSPRARRGNTDKILQPFLEGAAGAGAATETLYLKELRIQECQGCYACHMLTPGRCVLKDDMARVTEKMLEAEVLVFASPLYVFTVSALLKALLDRMIVFGSLDLEVKDGVVVHPARWPEKKWTWVVISNAGFPEREHFAPLEDLFRRFARAIGGGTQVTIGGMILKGMGEMFSVPALLPNYQWFFDACRQAGREVVRDGSIAEATQSVLDRPLVDISMEEFAAMSNAFIEMAMKKARKRKKETASEQGG, from the coding sequence ATGACGAAGGTGCTGGCCATGAACGGCAGCCCGCGAGCCAGGCGGGGAAACACCGACAAGATCCTGCAGCCGTTCCTGGAGGGAGCCGCCGGGGCGGGCGCCGCCACGGAGACCCTCTACCTGAAGGAACTCCGGATCCAGGAATGCCAGGGCTGCTACGCCTGCCACATGCTCACGCCCGGCCGGTGCGTCCTGAAGGACGACATGGCCCGGGTCACGGAAAAGATGCTGGAGGCCGAGGTCCTTGTCTTTGCCTCCCCCCTTTACGTCTTCACCGTCAGCGCGCTGCTCAAGGCGCTCCTGGACCGGATGATCGTTTTCGGCAGCCTCGACCTGGAAGTCAAGGACGGGGTCGTCGTTCATCCCGCCCGCTGGCCGGAAAAAAAGTGGACCTGGGTCGTGATCTCCAACGCCGGCTTCCCGGAGCGGGAGCACTTCGCCCCCCTGGAAGATCTCTTCCGGCGGTTCGCCCGGGCGATCGGCGGCGGAACCCAGGTGACCATCGGCGGGATGATCCTCAAGGGAATGGGCGAGATGTTCTCCGTTCCCGCCCTGCTGCCGAATTATCAGTGGTTCTTCGACGCCTGCCGGCAGGCGGGGCGGGAGGTTGTCCGAGACGGCTCCATTGCGGAGGCGACGCAGAGCGTTCTGGACAGGCCGCTCGTGGACATCAGCATGGAGGAGTTCGCCGCCATGAGCAACGCTTTCATCGAAATGGCCATGAAAAAGGCCCGGAAACGGAAGAAGGAAACGGCGTCGGAACAAGGAGGATGA
- a CDS encoding C_GCAxxG_C_C family protein has product MTTRADIATERLRDTYNCAQSVLSSFRDETGLDDDLALKIATGLGAGMGRKQEVCGAVTGGILVLGLRHGRGTTEGRPSTEYTYLKTVELMDRFAARHGSCLCRELLRGYDLKTEEGRRHAKAEDTMGRICRPCVHTVIEILEEMKSADPA; this is encoded by the coding sequence ATGACCACAAGAGCTGACATTGCAACAGAACGACTCCGGGACACTTACAACTGTGCGCAGTCCGTACTCTCTTCCTTCCGGGACGAAACCGGCCTGGACGACGACCTTGCGCTGAAGATCGCCACCGGCCTCGGCGCAGGGATGGGAAGGAAACAGGAGGTGTGCGGCGCGGTGACCGGCGGCATCCTCGTCCTGGGTCTGCGCCATGGCCGGGGCACGACGGAGGGTCGCCCATCGACGGAATACACTTATCTCAAGACCGTGGAGCTGATGGACCGTTTCGCGGCCCGGCACGGAAGCTGCCTCTGCCGGGAGCTTCTCCGGGGCTACGATCTGAAGACCGAGGAGGGACGACGGCACGCCAAGGCCGAGGACACCATGGGCAGAATCTGCAGGCCCTGCGTGCACACCGTCATCGAGATCCTGGAAGAGATGAAATCTGCAGATCCCGCTTGA